In Erigeron canadensis isolate Cc75 chromosome 6, C_canadensis_v1, whole genome shotgun sequence, the following are encoded in one genomic region:
- the LOC122605314 gene encoding F-box/kelch-repeat protein At5g15710-like: protein MVATFSKAIHPDVHMEDNIWALLPEDLLHEILARVPPFMIFRLRCVCKRWNSILQDNGFLKFHSQVPSHGPCLLTFWKNLQTPQCSVFSLPLKQWYKIPFTFLPYWAFWLVSASGGLVCFSGHDGLTFKTLICNPLTQSWRTLPSMHYNQQRQLIMVVDRKKQSYKVIAASDIYGDKSLPTEVYDSIHDSWSLHQTMPAVNLCSSKMAFCDSRLYLETISPIGLMMYQLDAGYWEHIPAKFPQSLLDGYLVAGAKKRLFLVGRIGLYSTLQSMRVWELDHVKVIWIEISRMPPRYFRALLRLSAERFECFGQDNLICFTSWNQGKGLLFDVDKKVWSWIAGCALQSYNSQVCFYEPRFDASIY, encoded by the coding sequence ATGGTAGCTACATTTTCTAAGGCTATACACCCTGATGTTCATATGGAAGATAATATATGGGCATTGTTACCTGAGGATTTGTTGCATGAAATATTAGCTAGGGTTCCGCCTTTTATGATATTTCGTTTGCGTTGTGTTTGTAAGAGATGGAATTCGATATTGCAGGATAACGGGTTTCTTAAGTTTCATTCACAAGTTCCATCACACGGGCCTTGTCTTCTTACGTTTTGGAAGAATTTGCAGACACCTCAGTGTTCTGTTTTTAGCTTGCCATTGAAACAATGGTATAAGATTCCTTTTACGTTTTTGCCTTATTGGGCGTTTTGGTTGGTTAGTGCTTCGGGTGGACTTGTTTGCTTTTCGGGTCATGATGGTTTGACTTTTAAAACGTTGATTTGTAATCCGCTGACACAGAGTTGGAGAACTTTACCTAGTATGCATTATAATCAGCAAAGACAGTTGATTATGGTTGTTGATAGAAAGAAACAGTCTTATAAGGTTATTGCTGCTAGTGACATATATGGGGACAAATCACTTCCTACTGAGGTATATGATTCGATACATGACAGTTGGTCACTTCACCAGACAATGCCAGCGGTTAATCTTTGCTCGTCAAAGATGGCATTTTGTGACTCAAGGTTATACTTGGAAACAATTTCGCCTATTGGATTGATGATGTATCAACTGGATGCAGGATATTGGGAACATATACCTGCAAAGTTCCCACAGTCTTTATTAGATGGGTATTTGGTTGCTGGTGCTAAAAAGCGGTTGTTTCTAGTTGGAAGAATCGGTCTTTATAGTACTCTTCAGAGTATGAGAGTTTGGGAATTGGATCATGTGAAAGTGATTTGGATTGAGATAAGTAGAATGCCTCCGAGGTACTTTAGAGCTCTCTTGAGGTTGTCAGCGGAGAGATTTGAGTGCTTTGGACAGGATAACTTGATCTGTTTTACATCTTGGAATCAAGGTAAAGGTCTGCTCTTTGATGTCGATAAAAAGGTGTGGTCTTGGATAGCTGGCTGTGCTCTGCAGTCATATAACAGTCAGGTCTGTTTCTATGAGCCACGGTTTGACGCTTCAATCTACTGA